In a single window of the Drosophila albomicans strain 15112-1751.03 chromosome 3, ASM965048v2, whole genome shotgun sequence genome:
- the LOC117569144 gene encoding longitudinals lacking protein, isoforms H/M/V isoform X23, which translates to MDDDQQFCLRWNNHQSTLISVFDTLLENETLVDCTLAAEGKFLKAHKVVLSACSPYFATLLQEQYDKHPIFILKDVKYQELRAMMDYMYRGEVNISQDQLAALLKAAESLQIKGLSDNRSGGNSGASGNTAAAAQAAAQQATKSDAHHRVKLSGTYTLEQTKRSRGAMDVSGDVSGSREGSSSPSRRRRKVRRRSMENDMHDNSNSSVLQAVAAASNQSILQQTSASLAASALVSTQLASGSSVGAAAAATNASGSSSIQVSTQPLTSSSSNVTKKTESAKLTSTAAQGAQQQQQQQQQQTTSDAINTDNVQQQQQQQQNESTQGEADEMDVASGGAGVASGAVAVHPGVVKQLATLDKSNHKQKIKDNSITTTATTEMVIEPKAEYDEDAHDENVEDLTLDEEDMTMEELDQAAGTSQGGDGSSQAYATWQHDRSQDELGLMAAQDAQQRDPQDKLFYSTYYYLLLGTGCSSRTQLSILQSVLYHSNL; encoded by the exons ATGGATGACGATCAACAGTTTTGTTTGCGATGGAACAACCATCAGAGCACATTGATCAGTGTATTTGACACGTTGCTGGAAAATGAGACACTAGTCGATTGCACGCTCGCCGCTGAGGGTAAATTTCTCAAGGCCCACAAGGTGGTGTTATCAGCATGCAGTCCCTACTTTGCT ACATTGCTGCAAGAACAGTACGACAAGCACCCGATATTCATACTCAAGGATGTCAAATATCAGGAACTGCGCGCCATGATGGATTACATGTATCGCGGCGAGGTCAATATTTCGCAGGATCAACTCGCTGCGCTCCTCAAGGCCGCTGAATCGTTGCAGATCAAGGGATTGTCCGACAATCGCAGTGGTGGCAACAGTGGCGCCAGTGGCAACACTGCGGCAGCCGCCCAGGCTGCAGCGCAACAGGCCACCAAATCGGATGCACATCATCGCGTCAAGCTGAGCGGCACCTATACGCTGGAGCAGACGAAGCGATCGCGTGGTGCCATGGATGTGTCTGGTGATGTGTCTGGATCACGCGAAGGCTCCTCGAGTCCATCGCGTCGTCGTCGAAAAGTGAGACGCCGCAGCATGGAAAATG ATATGCACGACAACTCGAATTCGTCAGTGCTGCAAGCAGTCGCCGCCGCCTCCAATCAGTCAATCCTCCAACAAACAAGCGCTAGCCTCGCCGCCTCCGCTTTGGTCAGCACTCAATTGGCCAGCGGTAGCAGCGTTGgtgccgccgccgcagcaacaaatgccagtggcagcagcagcatccaaGTATCGACCCAGCCAttgaccagcagcagcagtaacgtTACCAAAAAGACTGAAAGCGCTAAACTAACATCGACAGCTGCCCAGGGcgcccaacaacagcagcagcagcagcaacaacaaaccacaAGCGATGCCATTAACACCGAcaatgtacaacaacaacaacagcaacaacagaatgAAAGCACCCAAGGCGAAGCCGATGAAATGGATGTGGCAAGTGGTGGTGCTGGTGTTGCAAGTGGCGCCGTTGCCGTTCATCCAGGTGTCGTTAAGCAATTGGCCACTCTAGACAAGTCGAATCATAAACAAAAGATCAAAGATAATAGCataacaacaaccgcaacaactgAAATGGTAATTGAGCCCAAGGCCGAATACGATGAGGATGCGCACGATGAGAACGTTGAGGATTTGACTTTGGATGAGGAAGATATGACAATGGAAGAGCTGGATCAAGCGGCTGGCACCAGTCAGGGTGGCGATGGATCTAGTCAAG CATATGCAACATGGCAACACGACAGATCTCAGGATGAACTTGGACTAATGGCCGCACAGGATGCACAGCAACGGGATCCACAAG ATAAACTCTTCTACTCTACCTACTACTACCTACTACTCGGTACTGGCTGCAGTTCTAGGACCCAGCTATCCATATTACAGTCAGTCTTGTACCACAGTAACCTGTAA
- the LOC117569144 gene encoding longitudinals lacking protein, isoforms H/M/V isoform X18 codes for MDDDQQFCLRWNNHQSTLISVFDTLLENETLVDCTLAAEGKFLKAHKVVLSACSPYFATLLQEQYDKHPIFILKDVKYQELRAMMDYMYRGEVNISQDQLAALLKAAESLQIKGLSDNRSGGNSGASGNTAAAAQAAAQQATKSDAHHRVKLSGTYTLEQTKRSRGAMDVSGDVSGSREGSSSPSRRRRKVRRRSMENDMHDNSNSSVLQAVAAASNQSILQQTSASLAASALVSTQLASGSSVGAAAAATNASGSSSIQVSTQPLTSSSSNVTKKTESAKLTSTAAQGAQQQQQQQQQQTTSDAINTDNVQQQQQQQQNESTQGEADEMDVASGGAGVASGAVAVHPGVVKQLATLDKSNHKQKIKDNSITTTATTEMVIEPKAEYDEDAHDENVEDLTLDEEDMTMEELDQAAGTSQGGDGSSQAYATWQHDRSQDELGLMAAQDAQQRDPQAPSSYASNSSQTPPPSSTAAHSLIRDYWYELKFSDLFKFINPDGRYQCPRFNCLKSYKDASSLQRHIRDHLDVVGEIGDIAEQDCHVACHHRRGGAATAVECAHVSALRQGLHL; via the exons ATGGATGACGATCAACAGTTTTGTTTGCGATGGAACAACCATCAGAGCACATTGATCAGTGTATTTGACACGTTGCTGGAAAATGAGACACTAGTCGATTGCACGCTCGCCGCTGAGGGTAAATTTCTCAAGGCCCACAAGGTGGTGTTATCAGCATGCAGTCCCTACTTTGCT ACATTGCTGCAAGAACAGTACGACAAGCACCCGATATTCATACTCAAGGATGTCAAATATCAGGAACTGCGCGCCATGATGGATTACATGTATCGCGGCGAGGTCAATATTTCGCAGGATCAACTCGCTGCGCTCCTCAAGGCCGCTGAATCGTTGCAGATCAAGGGATTGTCCGACAATCGCAGTGGTGGCAACAGTGGCGCCAGTGGCAACACTGCGGCAGCCGCCCAGGCTGCAGCGCAACAGGCCACCAAATCGGATGCACATCATCGCGTCAAGCTGAGCGGCACCTATACGCTGGAGCAGACGAAGCGATCGCGTGGTGCCATGGATGTGTCTGGTGATGTGTCTGGATCACGCGAAGGCTCCTCGAGTCCATCGCGTCGTCGTCGAAAAGTGAGACGCCGCAGCATGGAAAATG ATATGCACGACAACTCGAATTCGTCAGTGCTGCAAGCAGTCGCCGCCGCCTCCAATCAGTCAATCCTCCAACAAACAAGCGCTAGCCTCGCCGCCTCCGCTTTGGTCAGCACTCAATTGGCCAGCGGTAGCAGCGTTGgtgccgccgccgcagcaacaaatgccagtggcagcagcagcatccaaGTATCGACCCAGCCAttgaccagcagcagcagtaacgtTACCAAAAAGACTGAAAGCGCTAAACTAACATCGACAGCTGCCCAGGGcgcccaacaacagcagcagcagcagcaacaacaaaccacaAGCGATGCCATTAACACCGAcaatgtacaacaacaacaacagcaacaacagaatgAAAGCACCCAAGGCGAAGCCGATGAAATGGATGTGGCAAGTGGTGGTGCTGGTGTTGCAAGTGGCGCCGTTGCCGTTCATCCAGGTGTCGTTAAGCAATTGGCCACTCTAGACAAGTCGAATCATAAACAAAAGATCAAAGATAATAGCataacaacaaccgcaacaactgAAATGGTAATTGAGCCCAAGGCCGAATACGATGAGGATGCGCACGATGAGAACGTTGAGGATTTGACTTTGGATGAGGAAGATATGACAATGGAAGAGCTGGATCAAGCGGCTGGCACCAGTCAGGGTGGCGATGGATCTAGTCAAG CATATGCAACATGGCAACACGACAGATCTCAGGATGAACTTGGACTAATGGCCGCACAGGATGCACAGCAACGGGATCCACAAG cgCCCAGCAGCTACGCCTCGAACTCCAGCCAAACGCCTCCACCATCGAGTACGGCGGCGCACTCATTGATCCGTGATTATTGGTATGAGCTGAAATTTTCGgatttattcaaattcataAATCCAGATGGACGCTACCAATGCCCTAGATTCAATTGCCTGAAGAGCTACAAGGATGCCAGCTCATTGCAACGACATATCAG
- the LOC117569144 gene encoding longitudinals lacking protein, isoforms H/M/V isoform X8, whose amino-acid sequence MDDDQQFCLRWNNHQSTLISVFDTLLENETLVDCTLAAEGKFLKAHKVVLSACSPYFATLLQEQYDKHPIFILKDVKYQELRAMMDYMYRGEVNISQDQLAALLKAAESLQIKGLSDNRSGGNSGASGNTAAAAQAAAQQATKSDAHHRVKLSGTYTLEQTKRSRGAMDVSGDVSGSREGSSSPSRRRRKVRRRSMENDMHDNSNSSVLQAVAAASNQSILQQTSASLAASALVSTQLASGSSVGAAAAATNASGSSSIQVSTQPLTSSSSNVTKKTESAKLTSTAAQGAQQQQQQQQQQTTSDAINTDNVQQQQQQQQNESTQGEADEMDVASGGAGVASGAVAVHPGVVKQLATLDKSNHKQKIKDNSITTTATTEMVIEPKAEYDEDAHDENVEDLTLDEEDMTMEELDQAAGTSQGGDGSSQAYATWQHDRSQDELGLMAAQDAQQRDPQDMKYEFGHSVFGGDLKHERDGGDPHERFPCAVCNKSYLRKRHLQRHMRDECIGIPPRFNCEFCSSRFRRKYHMVRHLVSKHGIPPSIAQQTTGSGSRTSSPRSNGLLDMKLDLSGVGGAVGGGVGGGQLHAGVGHSDSASVGSAGSHNGCESPIPENLSLRKEHYERHENQDGSRCTSPLPPHMMPIPTYGLTGAITAISAAAAVVEEQAAAAAAAAAAAEAANNNGSEASVSAELAAAAELGIKPEPLTPGKTQPPHPLLDEEWNMKLGLQIISNSLLKERLMNTMPFAYNNN is encoded by the exons ATGGATGACGATCAACAGTTTTGTTTGCGATGGAACAACCATCAGAGCACATTGATCAGTGTATTTGACACGTTGCTGGAAAATGAGACACTAGTCGATTGCACGCTCGCCGCTGAGGGTAAATTTCTCAAGGCCCACAAGGTGGTGTTATCAGCATGCAGTCCCTACTTTGCT ACATTGCTGCAAGAACAGTACGACAAGCACCCGATATTCATACTCAAGGATGTCAAATATCAGGAACTGCGCGCCATGATGGATTACATGTATCGCGGCGAGGTCAATATTTCGCAGGATCAACTCGCTGCGCTCCTCAAGGCCGCTGAATCGTTGCAGATCAAGGGATTGTCCGACAATCGCAGTGGTGGCAACAGTGGCGCCAGTGGCAACACTGCGGCAGCCGCCCAGGCTGCAGCGCAACAGGCCACCAAATCGGATGCACATCATCGCGTCAAGCTGAGCGGCACCTATACGCTGGAGCAGACGAAGCGATCGCGTGGTGCCATGGATGTGTCTGGTGATGTGTCTGGATCACGCGAAGGCTCCTCGAGTCCATCGCGTCGTCGTCGAAAAGTGAGACGCCGCAGCATGGAAAATG ATATGCACGACAACTCGAATTCGTCAGTGCTGCAAGCAGTCGCCGCCGCCTCCAATCAGTCAATCCTCCAACAAACAAGCGCTAGCCTCGCCGCCTCCGCTTTGGTCAGCACTCAATTGGCCAGCGGTAGCAGCGTTGgtgccgccgccgcagcaacaaatgccagtggcagcagcagcatccaaGTATCGACCCAGCCAttgaccagcagcagcagtaacgtTACCAAAAAGACTGAAAGCGCTAAACTAACATCGACAGCTGCCCAGGGcgcccaacaacagcagcagcagcagcaacaacaaaccacaAGCGATGCCATTAACACCGAcaatgtacaacaacaacaacagcaacaacagaatgAAAGCACCCAAGGCGAAGCCGATGAAATGGATGTGGCAAGTGGTGGTGCTGGTGTTGCAAGTGGCGCCGTTGCCGTTCATCCAGGTGTCGTTAAGCAATTGGCCACTCTAGACAAGTCGAATCATAAACAAAAGATCAAAGATAATAGCataacaacaaccgcaacaactgAAATGGTAATTGAGCCCAAGGCCGAATACGATGAGGATGCGCACGATGAGAACGTTGAGGATTTGACTTTGGATGAGGAAGATATGACAATGGAAGAGCTGGATCAAGCGGCTGGCACCAGTCAGGGTGGCGATGGATCTAGTCAAG CATATGCAACATGGCAACACGACAGATCTCAGGATGAACTTGGACTAATGGCCGCACAGGATGCACAGCAACGGGATCCACAAG ATATGAAATATGAGTTTGGGCACAGCGTGTTTGGCGGCGATTTGAAGCACGAACGCGATGGCGGTGATCCTCATGAGCGTTTCCCCTGCGCCGTTTGCAACAAGAGTTATCTGCGCAAACGGCATCTGCAGCGACACATGCGCGATGAGTGCATCGGCATTCCACCGCGCTTCAATTGCGAATTCTGCAGCTCACGTTTCCGCCGCAAATACCATATGGTGAGGCATCTGGTCTCCAAGCACGGCATACCGCCGTCCATTGCCCAGCAGACAACGGGCAGCGGTTCAAGGACGAGCAGTCCACGTAGCAACGGACTACTGGACATGAAACTGGATTTGTCTGGTGTAGGAGGAGCAGTAGGAGGAGGAGTTGGTGGTGGTCAACTACATGCTGGAGTCGGGCATAGCGATAGCGCAAGCGTTGGCAGCGCCGGATCGCACAATGGTTGTGAGAGTCCCATACCGGAGAATCTGTCGTTGCGCAAGGAGCACTACGAGCGACACGAGAATCAAGACGGTTCACGCTGCACGTCTCCGTTGCCGCCGCACATGATGCCCATACCCACGTATGGACTCACGGGTGCCATTACAGCCAtctcagcagcagccgccgttGTCGAGGAGCaagctgccgccgccgcagcagcagctgcagccgctgaAGCGGCCAATAACAATGGCAGCGAGGCGAGTGTCAGTGCAGAGTTGGCAGCAGCCGCTGAGCTGGGCATCAAGCCGGAGCCATTGACGCCGGGGAAGACGCAGCCACCGCATCCTTTGCTTGATGAGGAGTGGAACATGAAGCTGGGTCTGCAGATCATATCGAATTCATTGCTCAAGGAGCGTTTGATGAACACTATGCCATTTGCGTACAACAATAACTAA
- the LOC117569144 gene encoding longitudinals lacking protein, isoforms A/B/D/L isoform X21, translated as MDDDQQFCLRWNNHQSTLISVFDTLLENETLVDCTLAAEGKFLKAHKVVLSACSPYFATLLQEQYDKHPIFILKDVKYQELRAMMDYMYRGEVNISQDQLAALLKAAESLQIKGLSDNRSGGNSGASGNTAAAAQAAAQQATKSDAHHRVKLSGTYTLEQTKRSRGAMDVSGDVSGSREGSSSPSRRRRKVRRRSMENDMHDNSNSSVLQAVAAASNQSILQQTSASLAASALVSTQLASGSSVGAAAAATNASGSSSIQVSTQPLTSSSSNVTKKTESAKLTSTAAQGAQQQQQQQQQQTTSDAINTDNVQQQQQQQQNESTQGEADEMDVASGGAGVASGAVAVHPGVVKQLATLDKSNHKQKIKDNSITTTATTEMVIEPKAEYDEDAHDENVEDLTLDEEDMTMEELDQAAGTSQGGDGSSQAYATWQHDRSQDELGLMAAQDAQQRDPQDFVLTWYQHACDQCGKSYKTRKSLSRHRRFECRFTTERPIFQCPSCNYAAKRSDNLTKHIKTHFAKMKKDFLPLAFQMQAASIQTKWETA; from the exons ATGGATGACGATCAACAGTTTTGTTTGCGATGGAACAACCATCAGAGCACATTGATCAGTGTATTTGACACGTTGCTGGAAAATGAGACACTAGTCGATTGCACGCTCGCCGCTGAGGGTAAATTTCTCAAGGCCCACAAGGTGGTGTTATCAGCATGCAGTCCCTACTTTGCT ACATTGCTGCAAGAACAGTACGACAAGCACCCGATATTCATACTCAAGGATGTCAAATATCAGGAACTGCGCGCCATGATGGATTACATGTATCGCGGCGAGGTCAATATTTCGCAGGATCAACTCGCTGCGCTCCTCAAGGCCGCTGAATCGTTGCAGATCAAGGGATTGTCCGACAATCGCAGTGGTGGCAACAGTGGCGCCAGTGGCAACACTGCGGCAGCCGCCCAGGCTGCAGCGCAACAGGCCACCAAATCGGATGCACATCATCGCGTCAAGCTGAGCGGCACCTATACGCTGGAGCAGACGAAGCGATCGCGTGGTGCCATGGATGTGTCTGGTGATGTGTCTGGATCACGCGAAGGCTCCTCGAGTCCATCGCGTCGTCGTCGAAAAGTGAGACGCCGCAGCATGGAAAATG ATATGCACGACAACTCGAATTCGTCAGTGCTGCAAGCAGTCGCCGCCGCCTCCAATCAGTCAATCCTCCAACAAACAAGCGCTAGCCTCGCCGCCTCCGCTTTGGTCAGCACTCAATTGGCCAGCGGTAGCAGCGTTGgtgccgccgccgcagcaacaaatgccagtggcagcagcagcatccaaGTATCGACCCAGCCAttgaccagcagcagcagtaacgtTACCAAAAAGACTGAAAGCGCTAAACTAACATCGACAGCTGCCCAGGGcgcccaacaacagcagcagcagcagcaacaacaaaccacaAGCGATGCCATTAACACCGAcaatgtacaacaacaacaacagcaacaacagaatgAAAGCACCCAAGGCGAAGCCGATGAAATGGATGTGGCAAGTGGTGGTGCTGGTGTTGCAAGTGGCGCCGTTGCCGTTCATCCAGGTGTCGTTAAGCAATTGGCCACTCTAGACAAGTCGAATCATAAACAAAAGATCAAAGATAATAGCataacaacaaccgcaacaactgAAATGGTAATTGAGCCCAAGGCCGAATACGATGAGGATGCGCACGATGAGAACGTTGAGGATTTGACTTTGGATGAGGAAGATATGACAATGGAAGAGCTGGATCAAGCGGCTGGCACCAGTCAGGGTGGCGATGGATCTAGTCAAG CATATGCAACATGGCAACACGACAGATCTCAGGATGAACTTGGACTAATGGCCGCACAGGATGCACAGCAACGGGATCCACAAG ATTTTGTGCTCACCTGGTATCAACACGCTTGCGATCAATGCGGCAAATCCTACAAGACACGCAAAAGTTTGAGTCGCCATCGAAGATTCGAGTGCCGCTTTACCACAGAGCGTCCGATATTTCAGTGCCCCAGCTGCAATTATGCGGCCAAGCGCAGCGATAATCTAACCAAGCACATTAAAACGCATTttgccaaaatgaaaaaggaCTTTCTGCCGCtggcatttcaaatgcaagCAGCCAGCATACAAACCAAATGGGAAACCGCATAA
- the LOC117569144 gene encoding longitudinals lacking protein, isoforms H/M/V isoform X20, giving the protein MDDDQQFCLRWNNHQSTLISVFDTLLENETLVDCTLAAEGKFLKAHKVVLSACSPYFATLLQEQYDKHPIFILKDVKYQELRAMMDYMYRGEVNISQDQLAALLKAAESLQIKGLSDNRSGGNSGASGNTAAAAQAAAQQATKSDAHHRVKLSGTYTLEQTKRSRGAMDVSGDVSGSREGSSSPSRRRRKVRRRSMENDMHDNSNSSVLQAVAAASNQSILQQTSASLAASALVSTQLASGSSVGAAAAATNASGSSSIQVSTQPLTSSSSNVTKKTESAKLTSTAAQGAQQQQQQQQQQTTSDAINTDNVQQQQQQQQNESTQGEADEMDVASGGAGVASGAVAVHPGVVKQLATLDKSNHKQKIKDNSITTTATTEMVIEPKAEYDEDAHDENVEDLTLDEEDMTMEELDQAAGTSQGGDGSSQAYATWQHDRSQDELGLMAAQDAQQRDPQAPSSYASNSSQTPPPSSTAAHSLIRDYWYELKFSDLFKFINPDGRYQCPRFNCLKSYKDASSLQRHIRYECGGQKKFRCLMCGKAFSQSSHLKRHLESGVCVKYYL; this is encoded by the exons ATGGATGACGATCAACAGTTTTGTTTGCGATGGAACAACCATCAGAGCACATTGATCAGTGTATTTGACACGTTGCTGGAAAATGAGACACTAGTCGATTGCACGCTCGCCGCTGAGGGTAAATTTCTCAAGGCCCACAAGGTGGTGTTATCAGCATGCAGTCCCTACTTTGCT ACATTGCTGCAAGAACAGTACGACAAGCACCCGATATTCATACTCAAGGATGTCAAATATCAGGAACTGCGCGCCATGATGGATTACATGTATCGCGGCGAGGTCAATATTTCGCAGGATCAACTCGCTGCGCTCCTCAAGGCCGCTGAATCGTTGCAGATCAAGGGATTGTCCGACAATCGCAGTGGTGGCAACAGTGGCGCCAGTGGCAACACTGCGGCAGCCGCCCAGGCTGCAGCGCAACAGGCCACCAAATCGGATGCACATCATCGCGTCAAGCTGAGCGGCACCTATACGCTGGAGCAGACGAAGCGATCGCGTGGTGCCATGGATGTGTCTGGTGATGTGTCTGGATCACGCGAAGGCTCCTCGAGTCCATCGCGTCGTCGTCGAAAAGTGAGACGCCGCAGCATGGAAAATG ATATGCACGACAACTCGAATTCGTCAGTGCTGCAAGCAGTCGCCGCCGCCTCCAATCAGTCAATCCTCCAACAAACAAGCGCTAGCCTCGCCGCCTCCGCTTTGGTCAGCACTCAATTGGCCAGCGGTAGCAGCGTTGgtgccgccgccgcagcaacaaatgccagtggcagcagcagcatccaaGTATCGACCCAGCCAttgaccagcagcagcagtaacgtTACCAAAAAGACTGAAAGCGCTAAACTAACATCGACAGCTGCCCAGGGcgcccaacaacagcagcagcagcagcaacaacaaaccacaAGCGATGCCATTAACACCGAcaatgtacaacaacaacaacagcaacaacagaatgAAAGCACCCAAGGCGAAGCCGATGAAATGGATGTGGCAAGTGGTGGTGCTGGTGTTGCAAGTGGCGCCGTTGCCGTTCATCCAGGTGTCGTTAAGCAATTGGCCACTCTAGACAAGTCGAATCATAAACAAAAGATCAAAGATAATAGCataacaacaaccgcaacaactgAAATGGTAATTGAGCCCAAGGCCGAATACGATGAGGATGCGCACGATGAGAACGTTGAGGATTTGACTTTGGATGAGGAAGATATGACAATGGAAGAGCTGGATCAAGCGGCTGGCACCAGTCAGGGTGGCGATGGATCTAGTCAAG CATATGCAACATGGCAACACGACAGATCTCAGGATGAACTTGGACTAATGGCCGCACAGGATGCACAGCAACGGGATCCACAAG cgCCCAGCAGCTACGCCTCGAACTCCAGCCAAACGCCTCCACCATCGAGTACGGCGGCGCACTCATTGATCCGTGATTATTGGTATGAGCTGAAATTTTCGgatttattcaaattcataAATCCAGATGGACGCTACCAATGCCCTAGATTCAATTGCCTGAAGAGCTACAAGGATGCCAGCTCATTGCAACGACATATCAG aTATGAATGTGGTGGACAGAAAAAATTTCGCTGTCTGATGTGCGGCAAAGCATTTTCACAAAGCTCCCACCTAAAGCGGCACCTTGAGTCCGGTGTCTGTGTCAAATATTACTTATGA
- the LOC117569144 gene encoding longitudinals lacking protein, isoforms H/M/V isoform X10: MDDDQQFCLRWNNHQSTLISVFDTLLENETLVDCTLAAEGKFLKAHKVVLSACSPYFATLLQEQYDKHPIFILKDVKYQELRAMMDYMYRGEVNISQDQLAALLKAAESLQIKGLSDNRSGGNSGASGNTAAAAQAAAQQATKSDAHHRVKLSGTYTLEQTKRSRGAMDVSGDVSGSREGSSSPSRRRRKVRRRSMENDMHDNSNSSVLQAVAAASNQSILQQTSASLAASALVSTQLASGSSVGAAAAATNASGSSSIQVSTQPLTSSSSNVTKKTESAKLTSTAAQGAQQQQQQQQQQTTSDAINTDNVQQQQQQQQNESTQGEADEMDVASGGAGVASGAVAVHPGVVKQLATLDKSNHKQKIKDNSITTTATTEMVIEPKAEYDEDAHDENVEDLTLDEEDMTMEELDQAAGTSQGGDGSSQAYATWQHDRSQDELGLMAAQDAQQRDPQDLRTLYCNFATAVVAAAASKQATTTKTPTTTTAAASAATTINTDNNSGSSHNCQVATTTANVTEMREVYEPEVTIRRMYKCGNNNNSSGEAHGTHATIPHNNNNNNNNNNNKLHCNASNCSGCQMSAAAASFQLANLLNSSMLLPTAAATVKRNNNNCNNTSSSSINSSSNNNRVASAATVAAAAAAAAKKPSVQFHCEFCNFSCSWRYDLKLHLRQKHGIHQLKKT; the protein is encoded by the exons ATGGATGACGATCAACAGTTTTGTTTGCGATGGAACAACCATCAGAGCACATTGATCAGTGTATTTGACACGTTGCTGGAAAATGAGACACTAGTCGATTGCACGCTCGCCGCTGAGGGTAAATTTCTCAAGGCCCACAAGGTGGTGTTATCAGCATGCAGTCCCTACTTTGCT ACATTGCTGCAAGAACAGTACGACAAGCACCCGATATTCATACTCAAGGATGTCAAATATCAGGAACTGCGCGCCATGATGGATTACATGTATCGCGGCGAGGTCAATATTTCGCAGGATCAACTCGCTGCGCTCCTCAAGGCCGCTGAATCGTTGCAGATCAAGGGATTGTCCGACAATCGCAGTGGTGGCAACAGTGGCGCCAGTGGCAACACTGCGGCAGCCGCCCAGGCTGCAGCGCAACAGGCCACCAAATCGGATGCACATCATCGCGTCAAGCTGAGCGGCACCTATACGCTGGAGCAGACGAAGCGATCGCGTGGTGCCATGGATGTGTCTGGTGATGTGTCTGGATCACGCGAAGGCTCCTCGAGTCCATCGCGTCGTCGTCGAAAAGTGAGACGCCGCAGCATGGAAAATG ATATGCACGACAACTCGAATTCGTCAGTGCTGCAAGCAGTCGCCGCCGCCTCCAATCAGTCAATCCTCCAACAAACAAGCGCTAGCCTCGCCGCCTCCGCTTTGGTCAGCACTCAATTGGCCAGCGGTAGCAGCGTTGgtgccgccgccgcagcaacaaatgccagtggcagcagcagcatccaaGTATCGACCCAGCCAttgaccagcagcagcagtaacgtTACCAAAAAGACTGAAAGCGCTAAACTAACATCGACAGCTGCCCAGGGcgcccaacaacagcagcagcagcagcaacaacaaaccacaAGCGATGCCATTAACACCGAcaatgtacaacaacaacaacagcaacaacagaatgAAAGCACCCAAGGCGAAGCCGATGAAATGGATGTGGCAAGTGGTGGTGCTGGTGTTGCAAGTGGCGCCGTTGCCGTTCATCCAGGTGTCGTTAAGCAATTGGCCACTCTAGACAAGTCGAATCATAAACAAAAGATCAAAGATAATAGCataacaacaaccgcaacaactgAAATGGTAATTGAGCCCAAGGCCGAATACGATGAGGATGCGCACGATGAGAACGTTGAGGATTTGACTTTGGATGAGGAAGATATGACAATGGAAGAGCTGGATCAAGCGGCTGGCACCAGTCAGGGTGGCGATGGATCTAGTCAAG CATATGCAACATGGCAACACGACAGATCTCAGGATGAACTTGGACTAATGGCCGCACAGGATGCACAGCAACGGGATCCACAAG ATTTACGGACGTTGTACTGTAATTTTGCTACCGCTgttgtggcagcagctgccagcaagcaagcaacaaccacaaagacgccaacaacaacaacggcagcagcatcggcagccacaacaataaacaccgacaacaacagcggcagcagccacaattgtcaggtggcaacaacaacagcaaatgtgACTGAAATGCGTGAGGTTTATGAGCCGGAGGTAACGATACGTAGAATGTAcaaatgtggcaacaacaacaacagcagtggTGAAGCCCATGGCACACATGCAACCATaccccacaacaacaacaacaataataacaataacaacaacaagttgcatTGCAATGCGAGCAATTGCAGCGGCTGTCAAAtgtctgcagcagcagcctcatTTCAATTGGCTAACTTGCTAAACTCGAGCATGTTGTTgccaacagcggcagcaactgttaagcgcaacaataacaattgtaataacaccagcagcagcagcatcaacagcagtagcaacaacaacagagtcgcgtcagcagcaacagttgcagctgcagctgcagcagcagccaaaaagccGAGCGTACAATTTCACTGTGAATTCTGTAATTTTAGTTGCAGTTGGCGCTACGATTTGAAGTTGCATCTGCGACAAAAGCATGGAATACATCAGCTGAAGAAAACGTAG